The Glandiceps talaboti chromosome 1, keGlaTala1.1, whole genome shotgun sequence genome has a segment encoding these proteins:
- the LOC144433457 gene encoding aminopeptidase N-like, translating into MYDKEEKTGCYVSKSSWIAIITLVILLIAGSILITYFAVQCDTLEVVEDDPYDGLPPPPEDVEEDHEMYDGYLSKDLKPIHYDVTIKTYLDTEDGEKQFTFEGEVTMEILCQVSTPVITIHAHESVKVDHDTVKLIHIHGGDHDHEMEYSHVEEDRKYEYLVIYLKSGDTLVAGDTYTLTMSYTGTLLQDDLMGYYLSNYTRSNGEEVHMSATQLETVNARRVFPCFDEPTFKATFQFTLIHRNTRKALWNMPMISTETDGSGLWNTSYFEKTNVIMSTYLVAIVIADFVSIEVTTPTGVLFRVWGDAEDIYSANYSLQTGVKQLTFFEEFWGIPYPLPKMDMVSVPDFYFGAMENWGLILTRSSYFYYDPEKHSPSIKWRIASINSHELAHMWFGNMVTTAWWDHIWLNEGLTSYYEHVGCAATEPEFETFDQIYQRDDVFRAFAADAKGSSHPVVVPGVGWPDETWYLFDRIGYEKGSSLVRMMRQFLGEDTLKDGLTHYLTKHLYGNVVTDDLFEALTEIDKGRNNYNVKLIMDTWVLQMGFPVVNVTATFDDESKTASVKTTQQHFLLDPFDEPDDKFVHFDYTWYVPLTYTHSGEREYIKPAEIWQNRGPVDFQINDVTSEDWILVNINQTGFYRVNYDTANWEKLAAQLLENHSIFTTTNRAGLIEDSFNLGHAHQLSQTIAWKVTQYLSKDMEYNPWNTVIDNIGYTRDMLKGKSTYGDMERYVRTLVTPVYENYGWDFSSELFLVYESTMNAIETACYYGNYDCVDHASNLYAEWMEIPDNNTIPYFVKPVVYCTAIKHGSDFEWEFAWQMYTSETTIASDKEYLQTAMACTKDTWILARYLESALEESWANTAVSNALDNSPVGFPIAWTFTMDNFETLLAIYDEAAYDIVWGFADYINTDSYKTQLEEFARLHSDMPTSAAGKFYDALHTVDLNIMWMKSNFDDLHKWFRETNTQLHSA; encoded by the exons ATTTTACTCATTGCAGGGTCTATTTTGATCACTTATTTCGCGGTGCAGTGCGACACACTGGAGGTAGTAGAAGACGATCCATACGACGGTCTACCACCTCCTCCAGAAGACGTTGAGGAAGATCATGAAATGTACGATGGATATCTATCGAAGGACCTTAAACCGATTCACTACGACGTCACGATTAAGACGTACTTGGATACAGAAGATGGCGAGAAACAGTTCACGTTCGAAGGAGAGGTGACGATGGAAATATTGTGCCAAGTCTCCACACCAGTAATCACAATTCATGCTCATGAGTCCGTGAAAGTGGACCACGATACCGTTAAACTGATCCATATCCACGGAGGAGATCATGATCACGAAATGGAATATTCGCATGTCGAAGAAGACCGTAAATATGAATATCTGGTCATTTACCTCAAATCCGGTGACACTCTTGTAGCTGGAGACACGTATACATTGACTATGTCGTATACGGGTACTCTGTTACAAGATGATTTGATGGGTTATTATTTGAGTAACTACACTAGAAGTAATGGTGAAGAAGT aCACATGTCAGCTACCCAACTCGAGACGGTAAACGCTAGACGTGTCTTCCCGTGTTTCGACGAACCAACCTTCAAAGCCACGTTCCAGTTCACTCTTATCCATAGAAACACACGAAAGGCACTTTGGAACATGCCAATGATTTCAACTGAAACTGATGGATCAGGGCTTTGGAACACTAGCTACTTTGAGAAAACTAACGTTATTATGTCCACGTATCTGGTTGCTATTGTCATTGCAGACTTTGTCAGTATTGAAGTAACTACACCTACCGGTGTATTG TTCCGTGTGTGGGGCGATGCTGAAGACATTTATTCAGCCAACTACAGTCTTCAAACTGGTGTTAAGCAATTAACGTTCTTTGAGGAATTTTGGGGAATACCGTACCCCCTACCAAAAATGG ACATGGTCTCGGTTCCCGACTTCTACTTTGGAGCGATGGAAAATTGGGGACTTATACTGACGCGATCATCTTATTTCTACTACGACCCAGAGAAGCATTCTCCGTCAATAAAATGGAGGATTGCGTCCATCAACTCCCATGAACTGGCACACATG TGGTTTGGTAATATGGTGACGACAGCTTGGTGGGATCATATATGGTTAAATGAAGGACTGACAAGTTACTACGAACATGTAGGATGTGCAGCGACGGAACCAGAATTCGAAACA TTTGACCAGATCTATCAACGAGATGACGTATTCCGTGCTTTCGCTGCTGATGCCAAGGGTTCGTCTCACCCTGTGGTAGTGCCAGGTGTCGGTTGGCCCGATGAAACCTGGTATCTCTTCGACAGAATTGGATATGAAAAG gGGTCATCACTGGTACGAATGATGCGTCAGTTTTTAGGGGAAGATACATTGAAAGACGGACTGACGCACTACCTCACCAAACATCTCTATGGCAACGTTGTGACGGATGATTTATTTGAAGCATTAACAGAG ATTGATAAAGGCAGGAACAATTACAATGTGAAATTGATAATGGACACATGGGTTCTACAAATGGGTTTTCCTGTCGTAAATGTCACTGCCACTTTCGATGATGAAAGTAAGACTGCATCAGTTAAAACCACACAACAACATTTCCTACTAGATCCATTTGATGAACCTGATGACAAATTCGTCCATTTCGA CTACACATGGTATGTTCCGTTGACATATACCCATAGCGGTGAACGAGAATACATCAAACCTGCAGAAATTTGGCAGAATCGTGGACCAG TGGATTTCCAGATCAATGACGTCACATCAGAAGATTGGATATTggtcaatatcaaccaaacaggGTTTTATCGTGTGAACTATGACACAGCCAATTGGGAAAAGTTAGCAGCACAGTTACTTGAAAATCATTCA ATCTTTACAACAACGAACCGTGCTGGTTTGATTGAAGATTCGTTCAACCTAGGACATGCACATCAACTGAGTCAAACCATAGCATGGAAAGTGACACAGTATCTCTCCAAAGACATGGAATACAACCCATGGAACACAGTCATCGATAATATTGGTTACACTAGAGATATGCTGAAAGGCAAATCAACATACGGTGATATGGAG CGCTATGTCCGAACACTTGTCACACCAGTGTATGAAAATTATGGATGGGATTTTTCATCAGAGTTATTCTTAGTCTA TGAAAGTACGATGAATGCCATAGAAACAGcctgttactatggtaactatGACTGCGTTGACCATGCTTCAAATCTGTATGCGGAGTGGATGGAGATTCCAGACAACAACAC AATCCCTTATTTTGTCAAACCGGTGGTATATTGTACAGCTATCAAACACGGTAGTGACTTTGAGTGGGAATTTGCGTGGCAGATGTACACAAGTGAGACAACTATTGCTTCCGACAAAGAGTACTTGCAAACGGCGATGGCATGTACTAAAGATACATGGATACTGGCGAG ATACTTGGAGTCGGCTTTGGAAGAAAGCTGGGCAAATACTGCTGTTAGTAATGCATTAGACAATTCTCCCGTTGGTTTCCCGATAGCGTGGACTTTCACTATGGATAATTTTGAGACTCTGTTGGCGAT ATATGACGAGGCAGCTTATGACATTGTGTGGGGTTTTGCTGACTACATTAACACTGACTCATATAAGACCCAG CTTGAAGAATTTGCAAGACTGCATTCAGATATGCCAACAAGTGCTGCTGGTAAATTTTACGATGCTCTGCACACCGTCGACTTAAACATCATGTGGATGAAGTCTAACTTCGACGATTTACACAAGTGGTTTAGAGAAACTAATACGCAATTACATAGCGCGTGA